A DNA window from Pseudomonadota bacterium contains the following coding sequences:
- a CDS encoding 2OG-Fe(II) oxygenase, whose protein sequence is LAPGTLNVFKGKNTAHRVTPVEGDRDRIIAVFSYYEDAGVMFSEAERIGFYGRAG, encoded by the coding sequence GCTGGCGCCGGGCACGCTGAATGTCTTCAAGGGCAAGAACACCGCGCACCGGGTGACACCGGTCGAAGGCGATCGCGATCGCATCATCGCTGTCTTCTCCTATTACGAGGACGCCGGTGTCATGTTCAGCGAGGCCGAACGCATCGGCTTCTACGGCAGGGCGGGT